The genomic interval TTTGGTTCAGAGCTTGGGGAGAAGATTTGAGTTGCCCGTTTGTAAGCTTGTTAGCCCCAGCTTTGGTAGCTGGTGTTGGCGTGGTCAGCGTATAAAGCAGGCGACCTGTACTTGCTTGCAAGAGGCGAACGTTGCCATCCTCACTAGCAATTGCAATCACCTGTCCAATGGGACTAAAGGCGACACTGTTTACAGAACCGGATTCATGCAGCAGTTTCAGGGAACGTCCAGTACTGACCTGCCAGAGTTGAACGATGTCGCCCCCAGCAGTCAAAAGTTGTTGCCCGTTGGGACTAGCTACTAGACTGTGGATGGGGTCAGAAGATGCAAAGGTCGTTTGGAGTTGCCCATCATTTGCTTGCCAAACGCGCACGGTGTGGTGGTCGGCAGCCGCAATCCATTTTCCGTTTGGGCTAAACACTAGCTTCGTGACTGCTTGGTCAGTGTTTAAGCTGAACTGAAGTGTCCCTGATTCCATTGACCAGACCTGGATTTGGGCAGAATTTTGGGCGATCGCGGCCAGTTGTTTGCCATCAGGGCTGAACGCGATTGAGATCAGGGGTGGGGGGGAAGAGTTTTGAATTTTGAATTCTGAATTTTGAATTGATGCCCCGTTGTCCCGTTGTCCCTTTGTGTCCTTGCCCCCTTGTCCCTCTTCTGCCTTCTCACCTTTGCCTTTTGCATCCTGGCTCCCTTCCCAACGCAGCACGCTCTGAATTGATCGCGTTTTTAATGACCAGATTCGGATGGTGCCATCTTCCCCGGCGGTGGCAAGCTGGAGCCGATTAGGACTAAAAACAACCTGGTTGACTGGCCCCTGGTGTCCCCTCAAATCTGCTTGCAGTTGGAGTTTTTGTAGGGCAGCGCGCAAACTTGCCTGGGCTTCATAGGTTCGTCCTCCCTGCTCAGCGGCAAGGCGGCTGATGAGTAAAGCGGTGGTAGGGTCGCCATCGGGTTCTTGCAGAATGGATTGGGCGATCGCTGCCTGCTGTCGGGAGGTGGCGATGTGTAACTGGTGATCCTTCTCTGCTTGACTTTTGACAGCTGCTCGGTATTGCACAAACGTTACCATCAGTGCCGCCAGCAACGTACAGGGAACAACCATCTGCAACAGTCGCAATTCTTTTTGGGTACGGCGGCTTTCTTCGCGGCTAACTGCAATGAACCGTTGGGCTAACACAGACAGTTCATCGGAATAGGAAGTTTGGTAGTCGGTGGCATCCATCAGACGATCGCCCTGGAGTAAATACTCGGTAGAGCGGGGTTCCTGGGCATTATGCCACTCCCTGGCTGCATGTTCAATGCGCCGTTGCCGCCGCAGCATTTCTCTGTTTTCATCGAGCCAGTATCGGAGTAAAGACCAGTTGCGAATTAGGGTTTCGTGGGCAACATCCACGGTTTCCTGATAGGAAGCTGTTGTTGCTTGAGACGTTGATTGAGAAACGGTAATATCAACCAATTGACTGGTGGGCAATTGAGTTAATCCGGTGATTAATCCCCGATCTGTTTCTAAAAGATTCAGGTTAGAGGTTGGCAGAGATTTAGTGGGGGAGGTGGAAGCGGGGGACTTGCCATGACACATTTGTGCTAGTCGTAATGCGGTAGAGACATTGGCAAGTCCCTGGTCAATCCGCTCTTGATAGCGGTTGACCGCAGTTACTTGACTGGTTACCACCAGTTTGGCTGTAACCAGTTTTTCTAAAACCTGCTCGACCAACTCTGCCGGAAAGCAGGGACTCACTAATTCGGACTTTAAAATTCGGCGGCGGGTATCCTCTGTCCCCTCTCCTAACTGGGTGAGGGCAATGAAAATTCGTCTGGCAACCCGCTGTTCCTCCAGGCTTAGGCTGTAGAAGATCTCGTTTGCCCGCTTTTGAAGCGTTCCCCGAACCCCACCCAGTTCCGTGTAGGCATCAAGGGTCAAACGGGCAGGACCGCCATTGGGGTCGGGCTGCCGTTGCTGCCAGAGTTCCAGAAGGGTGTATTGCAGCAAAGGCAATTCACCAGGTGCCCCCACCACATCCAGTAGAATGTTGTAAACCAGATTCGGGTCACAAACCAATCCCGCGCGTTGGGCAGGTTTGGTAACGGAGGCTTTAATCTGCTCGTAGGTCAGGGGGGTAACTGTGACCAGGTTTTGCTCAATTTGCTCTGCCAGCCCATTGTAGAGAGAGCATTTGCCAAAAAAGTCTGCTCGCAAAACAATGACAATGCTCAGACAATCCCTGGCTTCTTGCATTGCCGTCAGCAGGGAGTTGAAGAATCGATGGCGATCGCGCTCAGCTTGAGCACTTTGGCAGAGTGTAAAGACTTCCTCAAATTGATCGATGATCAGCAGCAGTCGTGAGTTTCTACCATATTTTGATGAAATCAGACTGGCGCGAACCAGATGGGAGAGTCCGGTTCCCCCCTCGCGCAATAGTGTCTCTGCCCGCCTCAGGTGTTCCGCCCGATCAACTGTTGGGGCTTTGGAGTTAACAAACGCTGTTGCCAGACTTTTGAGGGGTTGGTCGGTGGGAGTGATCAGTTGAATCCGCCAGCGATCGCTACCCGAAAATTTGTGCCCCTGCCGCAACTGGTGGATCAATCCTGCCCGCACCAAGGAAGATTTGCCGCTGCCTGATGCCCCCACAACGGCAACAAAATTCCGGGTTTTCAACTTTTCGAGCAGCTGATCGGTCAGCTCTTCCCGCCCAAAGAAGTACTCTGCGTGGGCTTCGTCAAAACATTCCAGCCCTCGATAGGGACAAATTTCCTGAGAGATTTCAGTTCTGATTAAAGTGGGTGTACCCTGGCAGCGGGTCAGAATAATTTCACTACCGGAATTCTCAAACAGCGGTTGCTGCATTTCTGCTTTGAGGGCGGTACTGACCCAATCGGTAAGGGCATAGTTGGTCACAATGCCATTGGCTAACCGTCCTGGCTCCAAGCCATCCAGCAATGCCTGGGTAAAGACGCTGTGGTTTCCAGCCAGGGATTCGTAGGCTGCTTCATACTCTCGCGAAGCTGCCATAAACAGGCGATCGGTGCCGGCACGGGCACCCGGATCGGCTTCCAGGAAGTTCAGCAATTCTCCGCTGTGGCAGCAGTCAAGTAGGATAATTCGTTGTTTAACAGTGCTCTCCTGCAATAATCGCCGCAGCCAAAACAGAGATAGCCCATAGAAGCCCGCCTGGGGGTTGGCATCGCTGGTTGCCAGGTAACCTTCCTGAATGCCCGCATGTTTTTGCAAACCATGACCGGAGAAATAAAATAACGCCGTTTGGGGAACATTCGCCCCCTTTGGTTTGAACAAGCGCACTAGGGCTGCTTCCAGTTCAGCCAGGGTAACGGGTGTTTTCATCCCAACTTTAGATTGTCCCGCCTGCACGACATCTGGCATGCGAGTCACCCGAAATTCGCCAGTTGTCTGGAGCCGTTGGGCGATCGCCTCCGCATCCTGAGCAGGTGCATTTAGAGTGGGCAACCACTGATAAGTGTTAATTCCAACAATGAGCGCATCCCGTGACATTACCGAATGTCCTTAAGCAATTTCTGAGGTCAATAATATTGAGTTCTTTACAGCCCTGGTTTGTGAGCTGACATTAGCAGAAGTAGCTTGAACCGCCCCAGGAAAACAGGTAGAGATCTTGACTTAAAACATTGAGAAATTCTTAATAGTTTGAAGGAGTAGCAGACCGAAAGAATTCCTCAACTACTTTCAAATAAATCTCCTTTTAAGCCTAACTTCAGCCATTCGAATGAATAGTTTCAGCCAAGTAACTGAATTATCCTCTGTAATCTCTGAATGCCTTTCACAAAAGCTTTTATCTGGCGGACTCAGCTCTTTACAGAAATGGAGAAAGTTAACCAAAGTAAAGAATCTTTAATTCCAAACTAATAAGTAATTCAGGTTTTGTAAATGGGGGTATCACCCCTATGAGGGATTTTTTTTCAAAGAGCACGAACCAAATATCTAAACAATTTTTTTGATAAATTCGTTGATTAAAAGGTTGCTAAAAAAAGGTTTCCTATCAAAAGGTTGGCTTTCTACTCCAAGTTATTCAAAGACAAATAACTAATATCCTGAGCAACGGAAAAATTACGGATTTAAACCTGAAATATTATTTGGCTGCGTTCAAGGATACGCAAATGTACCGAAGAAACATCCTTGAAATTAGATAAATTTACCTAAGAAGCACTCCATTTTCAGCGTAGGGTTTAGATAACCCTCCTAAACAAGTCAAAGAAATGCGAAGGATGAAACGAGTCTCGCTGGTTCTTGCGTTTTTACTCGGCGTAGTTTGGGGATTGGTATCAGCCCATCCCTATCCGGCTTTGTCTCTTTTAGGGCCAACACCTGTTGATGTTCAAACTGTTCCAAAATCGGGTGTTGATTTGGGAGGTCGAGAGCCAAGATCCGAGGCTTGGAGGAGAGGCGGACCAGAACCGAAGGGCAGGGGGATCGGTCAACGGGATTGGATTATGGGGCAAACTCAGGAGAATGAGGAGCAGCCAAAACCATTTGACCAGTTGGTAAAAGGAAGTGAGCGAATGGATGGGCTGTTTACGCTCTACCGCGATCGCTCGGCAGGCAAACTTTATCTTGAAATCAAGCCAGACCAGATTAATGTCAACTACCTCTGTAACATTACGCTGGAGTCGGGCATTGGTCAGAGCGGCATTTACAGCGGGTTGCCGATGGCAGACTTTTTATTCAACTTTCGCCGAGTTGATAACAAGATCCAGTTTGTTGTGCCTAATGTTTATTTTCGCACCCGTCCCGGCGATCCGTTGCAGCGATCGCTGCAACGTTCCTTTAGCAATTCTGTCCTCCAAGCTGTTGCAATTAAGAGCTATAACCCGCAACGCAAAAGCTACCTGATTGACGTAGGGTCTCTATTTCTGAACGATTTTCCAGGGTTGACCCCGATGCTATCCCAGATTCTGGGGTCTCCCTACTCCCTGGATACCAACCGCTCCTATTTTGAGCAGGTGAAGAGTTTTCCCTTGAATGTTGAGATGGAATCCGTTTATGGATTTTCCGGGGGAAATGAGGAGTCATTACCCGCTTTTCTAGACGTGTTGCCTGATAGCCGCTCATTTGATCTAAAGATCCGCTACAGCCTTTCTCAATTGCCGACCAGTAATGGCTATCGTCCCCGACTGGCAGACGATCGGGTGGGCTATTTCATCACTGCCTACCAGGACTTTTCTGACGATTCACCCAGAACTCCCTTTGTTCGGTATATTAACCGCTGGCACCTGGAGAAGCAGAATCCCGCCGCGCCCCTTTCGCCCCCTAAAAAGCCGATTGTATTTTGGATTGAGAATACGGTACCGCTGGAGTATCGGGATGCGGTGCGGGATGGGGTGCTGATGTGGAATCAAGCCTTCGAGCAAGCCGGGTTTCAGAATGCCATTCAGGTGAAACAAATGCCTGATAACGCCGCTTGGGACCCGGCAGACAGCCGCTACAACACAATTCGCTGGATCAGTTCCTTTGACTCTGGCTTTCTGGGCATGGCTCCGCCTCGTGTTAATCCGCTGACCGGGGAGATTTTGGATGCGGATGTGTTAATTGCATGCCAGTTTTGCCCGTTTCCTTAAACGGCAGTATCAAACCCTGGCGCAGCAGAACCAGATGCGCCTGATGCCTTCGCTGGCAAAATTGACGGGTAATCCTGAGTTGTGTAGCTATGGAGTTGCGTCCCACTACCTCAAACGCTCCATCCCTGCAAAAACCCTGGCAAACCCGAATCTGACTCTCCAACTGATGGGAAATTATGACCTCTGTTTTGGTCTGGAGGCAAGCCACCAATTGGCGATCGGCTCAATGGCAATGACCATGCTCCAAGGCGTTCCGCTCAGCAGTCCGGAGATGAAACAGTATGTCCAGGAATTTTTGAGAATGTTAATTGCCCACGAGGTTGGGCATACCTTAGGGCTGCGCCATAACTTTAGGGCAAGTGCGATGTTGTCCCCCGCTGATCTGAATAATCCAGCGGTAACCCGTCAAAAGGGATTGGTTGGCTCGGTGATGGATTATAGTGCCGTCAACCTGGCACCCCAGGGAACAAAGCAGGGAGATTACTTTACCCATCAGGTTGGGCCCTATGATGGGTGGGCGATCGCCTACGGTTACACGCCAACTAACGCCTTTGTGCCCCAGGCAGAATCTCGCTTGCTCGATAAGATTTCCCGTCAGGCTCCAGAAGCTGACCTTGCCTACGCGACCGATGAAGATACCTTTGCCAGCTTAGATCCCCTGGTCAATCGATTTGATTTGAGCGGCGATTTGCTCACCTATGCCCCCTGGCAATTGGAAAATGCTCATCAGATGTGGCAACGCCTGGATCAGCGCTATCCTGCCAAGGGTGAGAGCTTTAGCGATGTCCGGTTGATGTTCGACGAGGTGTTTGATTACTACTTTCAGTACAGCCGATTTTTGACGAGTTACATTGGGGGGCAGTCCTTTAACCGTTTTCGGGCTGGAGATGCGGCAGGCAAGCTGCCGTTTGAACCCATTCCATTGGAGAAACAACGTCAGGCACTGGCACTCCTGCAAAAGTATGTGTTTGATGAGCGCCAATTTCAATTCTCGCCAGAATTCATCAACAAGCTGGCACCTTCTCGTTGGAACCACTGGGGCGAGACTCCAGAGTTCCAGACATTGGATTATCCAATTTACGATCGCATCCTGTTCTTGCAATCCGCCATCCTGAATGAACTGTTGGGGAATGAGCACCTTGCCCGCTTGCGCGATGCAGAACTAAAAACCCAATCGGGGCAGGCATTTCCTATGCCAGAACTGTTCGCCACCTTGCAAACTGCCGTCTGGCGCGAAGTCCTCCAACCCACTGATAATCTGCGCCTATCTAGCCTGCGGCGGGGATTGCAGCGAGAACAGATGAATGCCTTAATTCGCATGGTGCTGCGATCGGTGGATGTACCCGAAGATGCCCGTACCCTCGCCTGGTACAACTTGAAACAACTCCGCAGCGCTTTAGATAACGCCCTTCGTAAGGAAAATGTTGACGCCTTGACCCGCGCTCATTTGGAGGAGAGTAGCGATCGGATCACGAAAGCCCTCAATGCCCAGTTGCAGACGCAGTGAGGGGGGAGGGAGATGGGGAGGGATGAGGGATGAGGGATGGGGGATGAGAAGGTGAGGAAGATCGGGGAGGTGGGGAGGATAGAGGAGATGGAGAAGCGAATCCATAACCGATTCCCCATTCCCCAACTCAAAACTCAAAACTTAAAACTCAAAACTCTTTTTCCCCCTCCCCCCTCCCTCCTCCGTCCCATCTCCTCTGCAAAACTACTTACAATTGATCTACCGCTGTTGAGGAAAACCCCTGATGACCTCCACAACTGAGTTTTTCCCAAGAATCATTGAATATCCCGATGAGGACGGGTTGCCGATGGCTGAGAGTGATCAGACTCGCGAGTATCTGGTTTACGCGACCAAAGTGCTGGCGGTCTTTTTCGAGCATCGGCAAGACGTTTATGCATCGGGCAATCTCTTCATCTACTACGAAGAGGGCAATCCGGAGGCGGTTGTGGCACCGGATGTGTTTGTTATTTATGGGGTAGAAAATCGGCAGCGGCGGTCGTACAAAGTCTGGCAGGAGAACGATCGAACTCCTAATTTTGTTCTGGAAATCACTTCAAAAACCACTCGCAGCAAGGATCAAGGTGCAAAGAAAGGAATCTATGCTTTTCTGGGAGTACAGGAATATTACCAATACGATCCAACTGGGGATTATCTGCGCCCTCCCTTACAGGGCTTTCATTTAGTAGACGGAGGCTACGTTCCGATTACAACTACAACACTTCCAAATGGAACCCTGGTTTTACCGAGTGCTGTGTTAGGTTTAGAGCTACATCTGATTGGTCAGGAAATGCGCTTCTATGACCCCGCAACGCAGCGGATTCACTTACCCATGAAGAAGAAACCTCAGCTCGCCAGACTGCGGAAGAACGCGCTCAGACTGCGGAAGAACGGGCAGCCCGTCTGGCGGCTAAGCTGAGAGAACTAAATATTGATCCAGATGCAGTTTAAGGGCAATGAAAAGTGAAAAATTAATAATGGAGACCTTTGCTGCTAGCCGCTCTTAATTTCTATCTTCATCAGCTAATAGCCAATTGCCAATTATGCGTGACTTCCTGAAATATACCTTCGCCACAGTACTGGGATTGCTGATTTTTCTCGGCTTGAGCATTGGTGGGCTGGTATCTCTTGTGATCATGGCAGTATCTAGCGATACGGGGCCTCAGGTAAAAGATAAATCGGTACTAACCTTTAATTTATCGCTGAATATTACCGACTCTAAGCGCGGTTCCAGTCCACTTGCCGAAGCATTGGTTTCTCGGGATGAACCCGATACGATTACGCTACGGTCGGTGCTGGATGCGATCGATAAGGCGAGCCGCGATCCCCGGATAGTAGGGCTATATCTCTACGGCGACACTGAAGGGGGTGGAACCGGTTTTGCCACACTGAAGGAAGTTCGGGAGGCGCTGCAACGCTTTCGGGCTTCGGGCAAAAAAATTGTTGCCTACGATGTCAACTGGCGAGAGCGGGAATATTACCTGGCGTCCGTTGCCGATACGATCGCCCTCAATCCGATCGGTTCCCTGGAATTGAACGGCTTAAGTTCCGAAATGATGTTTCTTGCCGGAGCTTTGAAGAAATATGGCATTGGTATTCAAGTGACCCGTGTCGGTAAATATAAATCTGCCGTAGAGCCCCTTTTACTAACAAAACCCAGTCCGGCAAATCGCCAGCAAACCGAGGCGTTACTGGGCGATCTCTGGAAAGAATTTCTGACTGAAACGGGTAAGAACCGTAACCTCACAGCTCCCAGGCTGCAAACGATCGCGGATAATCAGGGCGTTTTAATGGCAGATGAAGCACTCAAAAGTCGTTTAATCGACAGGGTGGCTTACTTAGACGAAGTCGTAACCGACCTGAAGAAACTGACAGATAGTAAGGAAAAAGACAAATCCTTCCGTCAAATTAGTTTGAAGTCCTACGCCAGAGTTGCTGAGGATGCGCTTGAAAAAGAACGCAATTCTACAAACAAGATTGCGGTAGTCTACGCGGAAGGCGAAATCGTGAATGGGGAAGGGGGTGACGGAGAGGTTGGGGGCGATCGCCTCGCTAAGCAACTGCGCCAAATTCGTCAGAACAAGACCATCAAAGCCGTTGTCCTGCGGGTAAACAGCCCTGGTGGGAGCGTCACAGCTTCTGAAGTGATTCAGCGAGAAGTGATTCTGACCCGTAAAGAAAAGCCCCTGGTGGTTTCTATGGGGTCGGTGGCTGCTTCTGGGGGCTACTGGATTTCGACCTACAGCGATCGCATCTTTGCCGAACCCAATACCATCACTGGCTCGATCGGGGTATTTGGTGTGCTCCCCAATATTCAAAAATTGGCAAACAACAACGGTATCACCTGGGATGTGGTCAAAACGGGTCGATTTGCTGACACCTTCACAATTTCTCGCCCCAAAACACCCCAGGAAATTGCCCTGATCCAACGATCGGTTGATATTTTCTATAACGAGTTTTTAACAAAGGTATCAGAATCTCGTAAACTGGCGAAACCGAAAGTTGCTGAGATTGCTCAAGGAAGAGTGTGGTCTGGGCAGAGAGCAAAAGCGATCGGACTGGTAGATGAACTTGGTGGAATGGACGCTGCCATTCAGGATGCTGCCAAACGGGCAAAATTAGGCGATGATTGGGAACTGGAGGAATACCCAAAAGCCCGTAGTTTTGAAGAACGTTTGTTTGGCAAACTGGTAGGTGATCAGGTTTTCAGCAAATCTTCCCAAGTAAATCCCCTGACCACCGAATTCAAAAAGCTCCAGGTCGATTTGAAAACCCTTCAGCTAATGAACGACCCCTTAGGAGTTTATGCCCGTCTACCTTTTAATTTCAGAATCGATTAAGGGAATAGGAGTCAAATAACCCACACCAATCGATAGGATTAAATTCTCCTTCCTGAAGATCCCTCAGTTAAGCAGAGGACTCCAGGTGGACTCAGTTTAAAATATGTAAAGATAGACGAGACAAGCCACATTCATTTTCGAGGCATTTATGGCTGTTGATTTAGCTCAGGCTGCAACCTTTGCAAACCTGGCGGCTCGGGATATCACAGCGCTCCGGCAGGTATTTGAAACCATCCATGTGGAGAGTTGCCCCACTTCCTATAACTTCCATATGCATACGGTTTGCTCTGACGGTCAGTTGCAACCGGAGGCACTGATTCAACAAGCGATCGCGATCGGACTCAAAGGATTCGCAATTACCGATCACCATACAATTAATGGCTATCGTGCCGCCCAAGACTGGTTAAACGGATGGCAGCAACAATACCCGACGAAACCTGCTCCAAGACTTTGGACAGGCGTTGAAATCAATGCCAACCTCTTAGGCATTGAGGTTCATATTCTTGGGTATGCCTTTGATCCACAGCACTGCTCCATGACTTCCTACTTGCTCCGACATGCTGCCGTAGAAGAGGACTATCAGGCAGAAAGGGTCATTGCCAGCATCCATGCTGCTGGAGGACTAGCAGTATTGGCGCACCCGGTTCGGTATCGACGATCTCCAGAAGAGTTGATCCCGGAAGCTGCCCGTCTCGGAATTGATGGGGTCGAGACCTACTATGCCTACGACAACCCCAATCCCTGGCGCTCCAGCGTTGCCCAAACTGAACGGGTCAAACAACTCAGCAGCACCTACAATCTGCTTAACACCTGTGGCACCGATACGCATGGCTTGAGTTTGCTCCAGCGGCTTTAGCAATCAGGTGTCAGGTGTCAGGTGTCAGTCACCAGTTTTCAATGATCAGTTTTCATTCAGGTAGTTGCTATTCACTGCCTACTGTTAACTGGTTACTGAATCAACTCAAAACTCAAAACTCAAAACTCTCCCCTTCTAGATCAAATCCTGAAAGATGATGTCGTCTGCGACGCGTTCTGCGGTGGGCAGGAAGGCAACCTTGCGTTCCTTTGCCTGGGGAATCTTGCCCGCTGCCACCTGTTGCTGATAGAGATCGAGGGCACGGGCGATCGCACTCAACCGACGATTCTGGTCATGGGTAATCCCCGATTCGGTATTCCCCAACCCCGGAGCCGCCCAACGATTCCGGTTAGGGTCCCAATAGGACTGCACCCGTGCCCACAACACCGCCTGCGTCCCAGACAACCCCTTCTGGCGGGCTTGGCTGAGCAACTCCGCATAACCCGGAGCACCCAGGGCAGCTAAAGGAGCCTGATTCGCCAGGTCAATCCCATTCAACTGTTCCAGCAGAGTCATATCAATCCCCGCTGCGGTTGCCCGTTGCTGCAACTTCTGGGCCTGCCCCTGCAACCGTTTGAGCTGATGCTCGTCCGCCTGTTCTGGGGTGGAGCAGTTGTACTCGCGGCAGTGCTGGAAAGAAAAACTGCCCAGGTTCCAGACCCCATTTCCTGGGTCAACATGCCCCCAGTAGGCGCGGGTTTTGCTGCCATCAGGAGTACGGGTGCCTTCAGCGTGACCGACGGTACGCGCAACAACGGAATCGGAACCGCCCGTAAAGAGTTCAGCCAGGGCGGCAGGAGATGTGGGAGCCGGGGAGGAGGGGGAGGGAGAGGTAGGCGCGGGAGAGGAGGGCGCAGCAGGCGTAGGCGCAGGATTGGAGGGTGGGGGAGGAGCCGGGATGAAGGGTTCAGGGAGGGCGAAATTAACGGCAGGGGAGGAAGTGGGAGTGGGGGAGGGGGAGACAGGGGGCGAGGAGGGAGGGAGGTTAGAAGAAGGAGCAGGGGAGGAGGAGGGGGGAGGGGATTCCGGAACGGGTGCGGGTGCGGGCGGGGGGCAGCGTCAACCGTTGGGGCTGGCTCGGCAGGGGCAGCAGGGGCAGCAGCGGAGAAACTGGCTGGAGGATTAAAGTCGATCGCGCCTTCGGTCGCATCGGCATAGGCAGCAGGAGTAACCCCCAGGACGATCGCCATCAGCCCAATCCCGATGGGAGCGGCAATGGTGAGCGCTGGTGGGCACACTCCAGCTTGTGGTCTGAGTTTGCCCACCCCCACGCTAAAGTCCAAAATCCAAAATCGGGGTTGGCTCAGCGGCAGGGTAACAGGGGCAGGGGGTCGTTTCATGGTTGGCTCAGCGTGCGTTCCAGAATGGCTTTAGCAGGTTCAACGATCGCCCAGGTGCCATTGGGTTGCTTGCGTAAAGCAGCGAATTCTAGCAAGCGTCCTTTGCCGATCACATCCCCCTGGTTGACCTTGCCCAGGCGCGGCTGGTCAATTCCACAGAGGCGAAACAGGTAAGCGGGCACATCCGGGCTAGAGAAGATGAGGCAGCGTCGTTTGTCGAACTGGGTTTTGCCGTCGAAGGGGGCGTAGACGCTGTTGCCGTTGAGGGCAATGGAAATGTCTCCCAGTCCTCCCACAACTTCCCGCTCACCGATGATGTCACCGGGTTGCAGTTCCCAGGTTTGGTAAAGCTTGATGTCAAGGGGGGCGGTTTCTTCCGCTGAAGGCGTACACCCCACGGGCAACAGCAGGGCAATTCCCAGGACAACCCTGATGAAAAAGTGCGGCAGGGGGGAGGGGGGAGCATGGGGATGGGGAAAGGAGAATGGGCGAAAGAGGGAAGGGGAAGGGGGAAGGGGGAAAGGATAAAGGCAAAGGGTAGGGGGCGGAGGGTCGTGTTTCAGATCTATGGGTGATATCATCCGTAGAGACGTTCCGCCGGAACGTCTCTACAGCATCCGAACAACATATCTAGAACATCACCGGAGCGGAGGACGGAGGACAGGAGGGGCAGGGTAGTTCACAAGCTTCAGTTCTCGGCTCTCAGATTCAACTCAAAACTCAAAACTCAAAACTTAAAACTTAAAACTTAAAACTCTCAATTCTGAATTCCCTCGCTCCTAACCCCTAACCCCTCTTACGCCTGCCTCAACGCGGATTGATACGGTATCCAGCATATTGATCCCCTTCATAGAGAATGATCAGCCAGGTCTGTGGATCGAACTCCAGGGGGTACGCCTCACGCTGGGCAGTTGCTCCCACCCGAATTTGTAAATCAGCAAGCTTGCAGTAAGGATCTTTGAGAATTTCCTGGACTCTTTGTTTCCTATCCCCTTCTGGTACAGTCAGCAATTTAGCTAACTGTTCTCTAGACAGCTTGACCTGGGATTGCAAAACCTGCTGGCAGACTACACCAGATCCTCTTTTGCTGAACAACGAGGAGGGCAAAAGATTGAAATCCATCAACAGCCCAGCGGCTAGGAGTACGGAGCCACCTGCGACTAAGTGTCTGGAAACAAAACGATTATATTTGTGGAATTCCATCTTTCCTCCCGGATAGATTCTCGATCGTGGGTTCTCAGCTTTCGTTTTTGAAAATGTCTTCACAGAAAAAATCAGTTTGCAAAAAGGCAGAATTTTGGGCAGAAAATTTTTCAGAAACACCGGCCAAAGACAGCCAAAAGCTTGCCCTTATAAAGCTGGGT from Kovacikia minuta CCNUW1 carries:
- a CDS encoding nSTAND1 domain-containing NTPase, coding for MSRDALIVGINTYQWLPTLNAPAQDAEAIAQRLQTTGEFRVTRMPDVVQAGQSKVGMKTPVTLAELEAALVRLFKPKGANVPQTALFYFSGHGLQKHAGIQEGYLATSDANPQAGFYGLSLFWLRRLLQESTVKQRIILLDCCHSGELLNFLEADPGARAGTDRLFMAASREYEAAYESLAGNHSVFTQALLDGLEPGRLANGIVTNYALTDWVSTALKAEMQQPLFENSGSEIILTRCQGTPTLIRTEISQEICPYRGLECFDEAHAEYFFGREELTDQLLEKLKTRNFVAVVGASGSGKSSLVRAGLIHQLRQGHKFSGSDRWRIQLITPTDQPLKSLATAFVNSKAPTVDRAEHLRRAETLLREGGTGLSHLVRASLISSKYGRNSRLLLIIDQFEEVFTLCQSAQAERDRHRFFNSLLTAMQEARDCLSIVIVLRADFFGKCSLYNGLAEQIEQNLVTVTPLTYEQIKASVTKPAQRAGLVCDPNLVYNILLDVVGAPGELPLLQYTLLELWQQRQPDPNGGPARLTLDAYTELGGVRGTLQKRANEIFYSLSLEEQRVARRIFIALTQLGEGTEDTRRRILKSELVSPCFPAELVEQVLEKLVTAKLVVTSQVTAVNRYQERIDQGLANVSTALRLAQMCHGKSPASTSPTKSLPTSNLNLLETDRGLITGLTQLPTSQLVDITVSQSTSQATTASYQETVDVAHETLIRNWSLLRYWLDENREMLRRQRRIEHAAREWHNAQEPRSTEYLLQGDRLMDATDYQTSYSDELSVLAQRFIAVSREESRRTQKELRLLQMVVPCTLLAALMVTFVQYRAAVKSQAEKDHQLHIATSRQQAAIAQSILQEPDGDPTTALLISRLAAEQGGRTYEAQASLRAALQKLQLQADLRGHQGPVNQVVFSPNRLQLATAGEDGTIRIWSLKTRSIQSVLRWEGSQDAKGKGEKAEEGQGGKDTKGQRDNGASIQNSEFKIQNSSPPPLISIAFSPDGKQLAAIAQNSAQIQVWSMESGTLQFSLNTDQAVTKLVFSPNGKWIAAADHHTVRVWQANDGQLQTTFASSDPIHSLVASPNGQQLLTAGGDIVQLWQVSTGRSLKLLHESGSVNSVAFSPIGQVIAIASEDGNVRLLQASTGRLLYTLTTPTPATKAGANKLTNGQLKSSPQALNQIQFSPDGKLLATLDRNHQISLWNVNSGQLQSRLERSDESGEKKGGQDAIAFSPDSQRLVVANQNPDTDRLTHSARLWDVQTGRLIQTLRGYAGRITGVQFSPDGSLIATASATGSVQLWATDLGSEFPLLKLASGQIQQIGFRNTNLIKDRISAGPAGAVAYSGHSIAPQTDSTPNPAGDARPSTRLEEIVTLAIDGTVHNWTLPQASLQPEAQPGAGARAVSTESVLKTPASSWREKALIFLGQLGESIASLNLSFPGQPVNPMATVIDQALSPSAATIVSPLISADSPSAPPVDSLRTKKFSDNANFSESALSADAQLVASVDRDGRIGIWQVQSDQPLSRVRWLEAPFPGKAQVHQPIRQTASRNVKPIRQLVFSPDRQKLLGIGDNRIIYIWDIPSGKFIRSLQGHLAAVEQANFSGDGQFVVSSSRDRTARIWQVSSGKVLNVLSHQNVVSSAHFSPNNQLVATASWDGTAKVVDAETGVVRVILAGHRGAVLDAQFSPDGQRLVTASSDGTARLWDAQTGNEEAILRPNESNTATPIRQAFFSPDGQFVVTLNQSRQLYLWAATWEGLLKLARDRSIRQLQPEECLRYLRLPPNSCPVLNEK
- a CDS encoding DUF5117 domain-containing protein: MKRVSLVLAFLLGVVWGLVSAHPYPALSLLGPTPVDVQTVPKSGVDLGGREPRSEAWRRGGPEPKGRGIGQRDWIMGQTQENEEQPKPFDQLVKGSERMDGLFTLYRDRSAGKLYLEIKPDQINVNYLCNITLESGIGQSGIYSGLPMADFLFNFRRVDNKIQFVVPNVYFRTRPGDPLQRSLQRSFSNSVLQAVAIKSYNPQRKSYLIDVGSLFLNDFPGLTPMLSQILGSPYSLDTNRSYFEQVKSFPLNVEMESVYGFSGGNEESLPAFLDVLPDSRSFDLKIRYSLSQLPTSNGYRPRLADDRVGYFITAYQDFSDDSPRTPFVRYINRWHLEKQNPAAPLSPPKKPIVFWIENTVPLEYRDAVRDGVLMWNQAFEQAGFQNAIQVKQMPDNAAWDPADSRYNTIRWISSFDSGFLGMAPPRVNPLTGEILDADVLIACQFCPFP